A genome region from Arthrobacter sp. SLBN-100 includes the following:
- the hisI gene encoding phosphoribosyl-AMP cyclohydrolase: MSEQPAPVPAPASALPATPLPGPAGTPAAAPAASPLPSHLAAALKRDSAGLVAAVVQQFDTNEVLMLGWMDDEALHRTMTTGRVTFYSRSRQEYWRKGDTSGHVQWVKSVAMDCDGDALLVRVDQVGAACHTGTRTCFDGRDLAVTTGQAV; encoded by the coding sequence ATGTCTGAGCAGCCCGCCCCCGTCCCTGCCCCTGCTTCCGCCCTGCCCGCAACACCCTTGCCTGGCCCGGCCGGAACTCCCGCCGCTGCACCTGCGGCCAGTCCGCTGCCGTCCCACCTGGCCGCCGCGCTGAAGCGTGACAGCGCCGGGCTGGTGGCCGCCGTCGTGCAGCAGTTCGACACCAACGAGGTGCTGATGCTGGGCTGGATGGACGACGAAGCGCTGCACCGCACCATGACCACCGGGCGGGTCACTTTCTACTCCCGCTCCCGCCAGGAGTACTGGCGCAAGGGAGACACTTCCGGGCACGTGCAGTGGGTCAAGTCCGTGGCCATGGACTGCGACGGCGACGCGCTGCTGGTGCGGGTGGACCAGGTGGGTGCTGCATGCCACACGGGCACCCGCACGTGCTTCGACGGCAGGGACCTGGCTGTCACCACAGGCCAGGCAGTCTGA
- a CDS encoding anthranilate synthase component I, producing MQDLGTISPSLEEFRELAGHSRVIPVRLKVLADAETPIGLYRKLAHGQPGTFLMESAAVGGAWSRYSFIGARSRATLTTKDGNAHWLGEPPVGVPVAGSPVDAIRDTIEALRTDRFEGLPPFTSGLVGFLGWETVRHWERLVSPPEDDLQLPEMALNLVTDMAVHDNVDGTVLLIANAINFDDSSARVDEAWHDAVARVKALLTKVSTPVAQPVSVLAPAALDFASSVQERWDEAEYLAALDRGKEAIVDGEVFQVVISRRFEMECKASALDVYRVLRNTNPSPYMYIFSLEDAEGREYSIVGSSPEALVTVTGEEVITHPIAGSRPRGKTVEADKALAEELLADQKERAEHLMLVDLSRNDLSKVCVAGTVDVTQFMEVERFSHIMHLVSTVVGQLSPRAKAYDVLKATFPAGTLSGAPKPRALRLLDELEPHRRGIYGGVVGYLDFAGDMDMAIAIRSALLREGRAYVQAGGGIVADSVNPTEALETVNKAAAPLRAVHTAGSLQNISAESLPGGTDS from the coding sequence ATGCAGGACCTTGGAACCATCAGCCCAAGCCTCGAGGAGTTCCGGGAACTGGCCGGCCACAGCCGCGTCATCCCCGTCCGGCTCAAAGTACTCGCCGACGCTGAAACGCCCATTGGTTTGTACCGGAAGCTCGCGCACGGGCAGCCCGGCACGTTCCTCATGGAATCGGCCGCCGTGGGCGGGGCATGGTCCCGCTACTCCTTCATCGGCGCCCGCTCCCGGGCAACCTTGACCACCAAGGACGGCAACGCGCACTGGCTGGGGGAGCCGCCGGTGGGAGTCCCCGTGGCCGGGAGCCCGGTGGACGCCATCCGCGACACCATCGAAGCCCTCCGCACCGACAGGTTCGAGGGCCTGCCGCCCTTCACCTCCGGCCTGGTGGGTTTCCTTGGTTGGGAAACTGTGCGGCACTGGGAACGCCTGGTGAGCCCGCCCGAGGACGACCTGCAGCTGCCGGAGATGGCCCTGAACCTCGTCACGGACATGGCTGTCCACGACAACGTGGACGGCACCGTCCTGCTGATCGCCAACGCCATCAACTTCGACGACAGTTCCGCACGGGTGGACGAGGCCTGGCACGACGCCGTGGCCCGGGTCAAGGCGCTGCTCACCAAAGTCAGCACGCCCGTAGCCCAGCCCGTCTCGGTGCTGGCCCCCGCCGCGCTGGACTTCGCCTCCAGCGTCCAGGAACGCTGGGATGAAGCCGAGTACCTGGCAGCCCTGGACCGCGGCAAGGAAGCCATCGTTGACGGCGAAGTGTTCCAGGTGGTCATTTCGCGCCGCTTCGAAATGGAGTGCAAGGCCTCGGCCCTGGACGTCTACCGGGTCCTGCGTAACACCAACCCCAGCCCGTACATGTACATCTTCAGCCTGGAGGACGCCGAGGGCCGGGAGTACTCGATCGTGGGGTCCTCGCCCGAGGCCCTGGTCACCGTCACCGGTGAAGAGGTCATCACCCACCCCATCGCCGGGTCCCGCCCGCGGGGCAAGACGGTGGAAGCGGACAAGGCCCTGGCCGAGGAGCTGCTCGCGGACCAGAAGGAACGCGCCGAACACCTGATGCTGGTGGATCTGTCCCGCAACGACCTTTCCAAGGTCTGCGTTGCGGGAACGGTGGATGTCACGCAGTTCATGGAGGTGGAGCGCTTCAGCCACATCATGCACCTGGTATCCACCGTCGTGGGCCAGCTATCGCCACGGGCCAAAGCCTACGACGTACTGAAGGCCACCTTCCCGGCAGGCACCCTGTCCGGCGCCCCGAAACCCCGCGCCCTGCGTCTGCTCGACGAGCTCGAACCGCACCGCCGCGGCATCTACGGCGGGGTGGTGGGATACCTCGACTTCGCGGGCGACATGGACATGGCCATCGCCATCCGCTCTGCGCTGCTGCGCGAAGGCCGCGCCTACGTGCAGGCGGGCGGCGGAATTGTGGCTGATTCCGTCAACCCCACCGAAGCCCTCGAAACCGTGAACAAGGCCGCCGCACCGCTCCGCGCTGTGCACACCGCAGGCTCGCTGCAGAACATCTCTGCGGAATCACTGCCCGGCGGGACTGACTCCTGA
- a CDS encoding Trp biosynthesis-associated membrane protein encodes MSGPVVPGSAGPAAGQAGTSKKRPATPALARKSTLVLLVAVLALAVFGTTTQTWMTVTLDPNQVGQGGAAQSSLEVQGSKAATAVTASALVALAGGLAAAIAGRIARWIITGIIVLASAGIVAAAATVLADPLAAAQGAIAAATGVTGSQAQVAVTAFPVLAVVAGCLLAVAALLIIPASRHWKNRTKYDAPAAGSTAATSGPVDEIDSWDRLSRGDDPT; translated from the coding sequence ATGTCCGGTCCCGTTGTCCCCGGAAGTGCGGGACCGGCAGCAGGGCAGGCCGGGACGTCAAAAAAGCGGCCGGCCACGCCGGCCTTGGCCCGCAAATCCACGCTGGTGCTGCTGGTCGCCGTCCTGGCGCTGGCAGTATTCGGCACCACCACCCAGACCTGGATGACTGTCACCCTGGACCCGAACCAAGTGGGCCAGGGCGGTGCCGCCCAATCGTCGCTGGAGGTCCAGGGCAGCAAAGCCGCCACTGCGGTAACCGCATCGGCACTCGTTGCTCTCGCCGGCGGGCTGGCAGCCGCCATCGCCGGCAGGATCGCCCGGTGGATCATCACCGGCATCATCGTCCTGGCCTCGGCAGGGATTGTTGCCGCTGCGGCCACGGTCCTGGCCGATCCGCTGGCGGCAGCCCAGGGGGCCATTGCTGCCGCAACCGGCGTCACCGGCAGCCAGGCGCAGGTGGCGGTCACCGCTTTCCCGGTCCTCGCGGTCGTCGCCGGATGCCTGCTCGCCGTCGCCGCCCTGCTCATCATTCCGGCCAGCCGGCACTGGAAAAACCGGACAAAATATGACGCGCCGGCCGCCGGCAGCACCGCGGCCACGTCAGGGCCCGTTGACGAGATCGACAGCTGGGACCGGCTCTCCCGCGGCGACGATCCCACCTAA